From the Lolium rigidum isolate FL_2022 chromosome 2, APGP_CSIRO_Lrig_0.1, whole genome shotgun sequence genome, one window contains:
- the LOC124689610 gene encoding pentatricopeptide repeat-containing protein At1g02060, chloroplastic-like, giving the protein MGTTVKPPPQPEPASVAAARKLHLLLRSRDLRPALSYLATLPSPLTLLPNHALNALLRALAAAGRVRAATDLFRRIPSPTAHSFNSLIAALLARGRRRAASAVLAAFLRSPIASPDATTLNTLLHGLSTASPRPSPPYLLHLFRFLPTTYAFAPDAISYNSLLCALCRAGDLTTARNLFDGMRVGGTDSSVSPNVVTYTAMIKAYCARRLADEALAVFEMMATDGVAPNRITYNTMLQGFCEAGRMELVKGLLETDSFKPDTCTFNTLMAAHCRGGRINEAVEVFGQMVELRVSRDSASYSMVIRALCESGQFARAEELVDELLEKEVLKKRGGCVPLIAAYNPVFVYLCQNGKAKKARTLFGQLLDRRSKVDFAAFKTLILGHCKEGDFEQGYQLVLSMLKRDLVPDDECYIAVVEGFSQKGRMKIAWEALHRMLNSGLRPSTSTFHSVLLGLLKKEGCAKEAADLIDIMLERKIRQNLDLSTNLIDALFKSNLNDRAYKIITSLYDHGYYIKMKNLIGGLCEEKKFTEAAELTLFSFHKQEDLGLSICSMVLDGLCTTGRASDAFRLFYELIESGSSSASAEPRSLVALHHALEEDGKMKEADFVAKQMRRAAARIRQMV; this is encoded by the coding sequence ATGGGCACGACGGTgaagccgccgccgcagccggagcccgcgtcagtggcggcggcgaggaagctGCACCTCCTGCTCCGCTCCCGCGACCTGCGCCCGGCGCTCTCCTACCTCGCAACCCTCCCTTCGCCGCTCACACTCCTCCCCAACCACGCCCTCAACGCCCTTCtgcgcgcgctcgccgccgccggccgcgtccgcgccGCCACCGACCTCTTCCGCCGCATCCCGAGCCCCACCGCGCACTCCTTCAACTCCCTCATCGCCGCGCTCCtcgcccgaggccgccgccgcgcggccagcgccgtcctcgccgccttcctccgctccCCCATTGCCTCCCCCGACGCCACAACACTCAACACCCTCCTCCACGGCCTCTCCACCGCCTCCCCTCGCCCCTCGCCTCcctacctcctccacctcttccgcTTCCTGCCCACCACCTACGCATTCGCTCCCGACGCCATCTCGTACAACTCGCTGCTCTGCGCTCTCTGCCGCGCCGGCGACCTGACCACcgcacgcaacctgttcgacggAATGCGCGTCGGAGGCACAGATTCTTCCGTATCTCCTAACGTCGTCACTTACACGGCCAtgatcaaggcatactgtgcgagGAGGCTGGCCGACGAGGCGCTTGCGGTCTTCGAGATGATGGCCACGGACGGCGTGGCGCCCAACAGGATCACCTACAACACGATGCTGCAGGGGTTCTGCGAGGCCGGCAGGATGGAGCTTGTCAAGGGATTGCTAGAGACGGACTCGTTTAAGCCAGACACGTGCACATTCAACACGCTGATGGCTGCGCATTGCAGGGGAGGGCGGATCAACGAGGCGGTGGAGGTGTTCGGCCAGATGGTGGAGCTCCGTGTGAGCCGCGACTCCGCAAGCTATAGCATGGTCATCCGGGCGTTGTGTGAGAGCGGGCAGTTTGCGAGGGCTGAGGAACTTGTGGATGAGCTTTTGGAGAAGGAGGTGCTCAAGAAGCGAGGGGGTTGTGTACCGCTCATCGCGGCATACAACCCGGTTTTCGTCTACTTGTGCCAGAATgggaaggcaaagaaggcaaggaCGCTATTTGGGCAGCTATTGGATCGAAGGAGCAAGGTTGACTTTGCTGCATTCAAGACGTTAATTCTAGGGCACTGCAAGGAGGGAGATTTTGAACAAGGGTACCAGTTGGTGCTGTCAATGTTGAAGAGGGATCTTGTGCCTGACGATGAATGCTACATTGCTGTGGTAGAAGGATTTTCGCAGAAAGGGAggatgaagattgcatgggaggcCCTACATAGGATGTTGAATAGTGGTCTCCGGCCTAGCACAAGCACGTTCCACTCAGTTCTCTTGGGGCTTCTGAAAAAAGAAGGCTGTGCAAAAGAAGCTGCGGATTTGATTGATATAATGCTGGAGAGGAAAATCCGCCAGAATTTGGATCTTTCAACCAATCTGATTGATGCATTGTTCAAAAGCAACCTAAACGACCGTGCTTACAAAATTATTACATCTCTATATGACCATGGCTATTACATCAAGATGAAAAATTTAATCGGGGGCCTTTGCGAGGAAAAGAAGTTCACAGAGGCAGCGGAACTTACTTTGTTTAGCTTCCACAAGCAGGAAGACTTGGGTCTGTCGATATGCAGTATGGTTCTTGATGGTCTTTGCACAACTGGTAGAGCATCAGATGCGTTCCGGCTTTTCTATGAACTCATCGAGAGTGGAAGCAGTTCTGCTTCTGCTGAACCTCGCAGTTTGGTTGCACTTCATCATGCACTCGAGGAAGACGGAAAAATGAAAGAAGCTGATTTTGTTGCTAAACAGATGAGGCGTGCAGCTGCCAGAATTAGGCAAATGGTCTGA